Proteins from one Enterobacter bugandensis genomic window:
- a CDS encoding fumarylacetoacetate hydrolase family protein → MYQHHNWQGALLDYPVSKVVCVGSNYAKHIQEMGSATPEEPVLFIKPETALCDIRQPLALPQGLGSVHHEVELAVLIGATLRQASEEHVEKAIAGYGVALDLTLRDVQGKMKKAGQPWEKAKGFDNACPISGFVPVNEFTNDPQDTPLSMKVNGEIRQQGTTADMIHKIVPLIAYMSRFFTLKPGDVILTGTPEGVGPLASGDELEVGFNGLSLKTRVL, encoded by the coding sequence ATGTATCAACATCATAACTGGCAAGGTGCATTACTGGATTATCCCGTCAGCAAAGTGGTCTGCGTGGGCAGCAACTATGCGAAGCATATTCAGGAGATGGGCAGCGCAACCCCAGAAGAGCCGGTCCTGTTTATTAAGCCCGAGACGGCGCTATGCGACATCCGCCAGCCGCTGGCGCTGCCGCAGGGGCTGGGGTCGGTACATCACGAAGTAGAGCTTGCCGTGCTGATCGGCGCCACGCTGCGCCAGGCTTCCGAAGAGCATGTCGAGAAAGCGATTGCCGGCTACGGCGTGGCGCTGGATCTGACCCTGCGCGACGTGCAGGGCAAAATGAAGAAGGCAGGGCAGCCGTGGGAAAAAGCCAAAGGCTTTGATAACGCATGTCCGATTTCAGGGTTTGTTCCGGTGAATGAATTTACCAACGATCCGCAGGACACTCCGCTCAGCATGAAGGTTAACGGCGAAATCCGCCAGCAGGGCACCACGGCAGATATGATCCACAAGATTGTGCCGCTGATCGCCTACATGAGCCGTTTCTTCACCCTGAAGCCGGGCGATGTGATCCTCACCGGCACGCCGGAAGGTGTGGGCCCGCTCGCCAGCGGCGATGAGCTTGAGGTCGGTTTTAACGGCCTGTCGCTAAAAACCCGCGTGCTGTAA
- a CDS encoding YcgL domain-containing protein: MFCVIYRSTSRDQTYLYVEKKDDFSRVPEELMKNFGRPQLAMLLPLDGRKKLVNADLEKVKTALAEQGYYLQLPPPPENLLKQHLEASGKK; the protein is encoded by the coding sequence ATGTTTTGTGTGATCTACAGAAGTACAAGCCGTGACCAGACCTATCTTTATGTCGAAAAGAAAGACGATTTTTCACGCGTGCCGGAAGAATTAATGAAGAACTTTGGCCGACCACAGCTGGCGATGCTGCTGCCGCTGGACGGCCGTAAGAAACTGGTGAATGCCGATCTGGAAAAAGTGAAAACGGCATTAGCCGAGCAGGGCTATTATTTACAGCTTCCACCGCCGCCTGAGAATTTATTAAAACAGCACCTCGAGGCGTCCGGGAAAAAATAG
- the minC gene encoding septum site-determining protein MinC — protein sequence MSNTPIELKGSSFTLSVVHLHDAKPEVIRQALEDKIAQAPAFLKHAPVVINVSGLEAPVNWTRLQQAVSSTGLRIVGISGCKDPELKAEIDRAGLPLLNEGKEKTPRAAPAAVQTPPPAAQNVTALTKTRMIDVPVRSGQRIYAPNCDLIVTSHVSAGAELIADGNIHVYGMMRGRALAGASGDRDAQIFCTHLTAELVSIAGEYWLSDKIPAEFYGKAARLLLADDALTVQPLN from the coding sequence ATGTCAAACACGCCCATCGAGCTTAAAGGCAGTAGCTTCACCTTATCAGTGGTTCATTTGCATGATGCAAAACCCGAGGTTATTCGTCAGGCGTTAGAAGACAAAATCGCCCAGGCTCCCGCCTTTCTGAAGCACGCCCCCGTCGTCATCAACGTCAGCGGTCTTGAGGCACCGGTTAACTGGACACGTCTCCAGCAGGCGGTCTCCTCTACCGGGCTGCGTATTGTCGGCATCAGCGGCTGCAAAGATCCCGAGTTGAAAGCGGAAATCGACCGTGCGGGGCTGCCTCTTCTTAATGAAGGCAAAGAAAAAACCCCACGTGCAGCACCCGCTGCCGTACAAACGCCCCCTCCTGCGGCGCAAAACGTTACCGCTCTCACAAAAACGCGAATGATTGATGTGCCGGTTCGTTCCGGTCAGCGCATTTATGCGCCAAACTGTGATCTAATTGTTACAAGCCACGTCAGCGCTGGCGCAGAGCTTATTGCAGATGGCAATATTCACGTTTACGGTATGATGCGTGGACGTGCGCTCGCGGGCGCAAGTGGCGATCGGGACGCGCAAATATTTTGTACTCACCTGACGGCGGAACTGGTGTCCATCGCAGGTGAATATTGGCTGAGCGACAAGATCCCAGCCGAATTTTATGGCAAAGCGGCTCGCCTGCTTCTGGCAGACGACGCGTTGACCGTTCAACCGTTGAATTAA
- the minD gene encoding septum site-determining protein MinD, protein MARIIVVTSGKGGVGKTTSSAAIATGLAQKGKKTVVIDFDIGLRNLDLIMGCERRVVYDFVNVIQGDATLNQALIKDKRTENLFILPASQTRDKDALTREGVEKVLDELKKMEFDFIVCDSPAGIETGALMALYFADEAIITTNPEVSSVRDSDRILGILASKSRRAENGQDPIKEHLLLTRYNPGRVNKGDMLSMEDVLEILRIKLVGVIPEDQSVLRASNQGEPVILDTTADAGKAYADTVDRLLGEERPFRFIEEEKKGFLKRLFGG, encoded by the coding sequence ATGGCACGCATTATTGTTGTTACTTCGGGTAAAGGAGGCGTTGGCAAGACCACCTCCAGCGCGGCCATCGCTACTGGTTTGGCCCAGAAGGGAAAGAAAACCGTCGTTATCGACTTCGATATCGGTCTGCGTAACCTCGACCTCATCATGGGATGTGAGCGTCGCGTCGTATATGACTTCGTGAACGTCATTCAGGGCGATGCCACGCTGAACCAGGCGCTGATTAAAGACAAGCGCACCGAGAACCTCTTCATTCTTCCGGCTTCTCAGACGCGTGATAAAGATGCCCTGACCCGTGAAGGCGTGGAAAAGGTGCTCGACGAGCTGAAAAAAATGGAGTTCGACTTCATCGTCTGTGACTCCCCTGCCGGCATCGAAACCGGTGCCCTGATGGCGCTCTACTTTGCTGATGAAGCGATCATCACCACCAACCCGGAAGTCTCCTCCGTGCGTGACTCCGACCGTATTCTCGGTATTCTGGCCTCCAAATCCCGCCGTGCGGAAAATGGCCAGGATCCGATCAAAGAGCACCTGCTGCTGACCCGCTATAACCCGGGTCGCGTAAACAAAGGTGACATGCTGAGCATGGAAGACGTGCTGGAGATCCTGCGCATTAAACTGGTTGGCGTTATCCCGGAAGACCAGTCCGTGTTACGCGCCTCTAACCAGGGCGAGCCCGTGATCCTTGATACAACGGCAGATGCAGGTAAAGCTTACGCCGATACCGTTGACCGTCTGCTGGGAGAAGAACGTCCTTTCCGCTTCATTGAAGAAGAGAAGAAAGGTTTCCTCAAACGCCTGTTCGGAGGATAA
- the minE gene encoding cell division topological specificity factor MinE has product MALLDFFLSRKKSTANIAKERLQIIVAERRRSDAEPHYLPQLRKDILEVICKYVQIDPEMVTVQLEQKDGDISILELNVTLPEAEESRP; this is encoded by the coding sequence ATGGCATTACTGGACTTTTTTCTCTCGCGGAAAAAAAGCACCGCCAACATCGCAAAAGAACGCCTGCAAATTATCGTTGCGGAGCGTCGTCGTAGCGACGCCGAGCCTCACTACCTGCCGCAGCTGCGCAAGGACATCCTGGAAGTGATCTGTAAGTATGTGCAGATTGACCCGGAGATGGTCACCGTACAGCTGGAGCAAAAAGACGGGGATATTTCGATTCTGGAGCTGAACGTAACGCTTCCGGAAGCGGAAGAGTCGCGTCCGTAG
- the rnd gene encoding ribonuclease D, whose protein sequence is MNYQMITTNDELASLCEVTRDFPAIALDTEFVRTRTYYPQLGLIQMYDGKHVSLIDPLGITDWAPMRDLLLDTAVTKYLHAGSEDLEVFLNTFGIMPEPLIDTQILAAFSGRPLSWGFAAMVEEYTGLTLDKSESRTDWLARPLTERQLEYAAADVFYLLPIAGQLMKEAEASGWLSAALDECRMTQQRRQEVVDPKEAWRDITNAWQLRTRQLACLQLLADWRLRKARERDLAVNFVVREEHLWAVARYMPGSLGELDSIGLSGSEIRFHGKTLLALVAKAQALPEDALPETLLNLMDMPGYRKAFKDIKALVQDVATESKLSAELLASRRQINQLLNWHWKLKPQNGVPELMAGWRGVLMADRLNTLLEGYPR, encoded by the coding sequence TTGAATTACCAGATGATCACGACCAACGACGAGCTGGCTTCGCTGTGCGAAGTGACGCGCGACTTTCCTGCCATCGCTCTGGATACCGAGTTTGTCCGTACTCGCACCTATTATCCACAGCTGGGTTTGATACAGATGTACGACGGTAAGCACGTCTCGCTGATCGACCCGCTCGGCATTACCGACTGGGCGCCGATGCGTGACCTGCTGCTGGATACTGCGGTAACGAAATATCTGCACGCGGGCAGTGAAGATCTGGAAGTCTTTCTTAACACCTTTGGCATCATGCCTGAGCCGCTGATTGATACGCAGATCCTCGCGGCGTTCAGCGGTCGTCCGCTATCGTGGGGCTTTGCCGCCATGGTGGAGGAGTACACGGGCCTGACGCTGGATAAAAGTGAATCCCGTACCGACTGGCTGGCCCGTCCGCTTACCGAGCGTCAGCTGGAATATGCGGCGGCAGACGTGTTTTACCTGTTGCCGATTGCTGGACAGCTGATGAAAGAGGCGGAAGCCTCCGGCTGGCTCTCTGCCGCGCTGGACGAGTGCCGTATGACGCAGCAGCGTCGCCAGGAAGTGGTTGACCCGAAAGAGGCCTGGCGTGATATCACCAACGCCTGGCAGCTTCGCACGCGTCAGCTGGCCTGCCTGCAGCTGTTAGCGGACTGGCGTTTGCGTAAAGCGCGTGAGCGCGATTTGGCCGTGAATTTTGTGGTGCGTGAAGAGCATCTCTGGGCGGTCGCGCGCTATATGCCGGGCAGCCTGGGCGAGCTGGACAGCATTGGCCTTTCCGGCAGCGAGATCCGTTTCCATGGTAAAACCCTGCTGGCGCTGGTCGCCAAAGCGCAGGCGCTGCCGGAGGATGCACTGCCTGAGACGCTGCTGAATCTCATGGATATGCCGGGCTATCGTAAAGCATTTAAGGATATCAAAGCGCTGGTGCAGGATGTCGCAACGGAAAGCAAGCTGAGCGCTGAACTGCTGGCGTCACGCAGACAGATTAACCAGCTGCTGAACTGGCACTGGAAGCTGAAACCGCAGAATGGCGTGCCGGAACTGATGGCTGGCTGGCGCGGGGTATTGATGGCCGATCGCCTGAATACCTTGCTGGAAGGTTATCCGCGATAA
- the fadD gene encoding long-chain-fatty-acid--CoA ligase FadD, with protein MQKVWLNRYPADVPAEINPDRYQSLVELFEHSVRRYADQPAFVNMGEVMTFRKLEERSRAFAAYLQEGLGLQKGDRVALMMPNLLQYPVALFGILRAGMIVVNVNPLYTPRELEHQLNDSGAVAIVIVSNFAHTLEKVVDKTQVKHVILTRMGDQLSTAKGTLVNFVVKYVKRLVPKYHLPDAISFRRALHAGYRMQYVKPEVVSEDLAFLQYTGGTTGVAKGAMLTHRNMLANLEQVNATYGPLLHPGKELVITALPLYHIFALTMNCLLFIELGGQNVLITNPRDIPGLVKELAKYPFTAMTGVNTLFNALLNNKEFQQLDFSTLHLSAGGGMPVQQAVAERWVKLTGQYLLEGYGLTECAPLVSVNPHDIDYHSGSIGLPVPSTEAKLVDDEDNEVPHGEPGELCVRGPQVMLGYWQRPDATDEIIKDGWLHTGDIAVMDDEGFLRIVDRKKDMILVSGFNVYPNEIEDVVMQHSGVLEVAAVGVPSGSSGEAVKIFVVKKDPSLTEEALITFCRRQLTGYKVPKLVEFRDELPKSNVGKILRRELRDEARAKVDNKA; from the coding sequence TTGCAAAAGGTTTGGCTTAACCGTTATCCCGCAGATGTGCCTGCGGAGATCAATCCTGACCGTTATCAATCCCTGGTGGAATTATTTGAGCACTCGGTAAGACGTTACGCAGACCAGCCCGCTTTTGTGAATATGGGCGAGGTGATGACGTTCCGTAAGCTTGAGGAGCGTAGCCGGGCGTTTGCGGCTTATCTGCAGGAAGGACTTGGGCTGCAAAAAGGGGATCGCGTCGCGCTGATGATGCCGAACCTGCTGCAATACCCGGTGGCGCTGTTTGGCATCCTGCGTGCCGGGATGATTGTGGTCAACGTTAACCCGCTTTACACGCCGCGCGAGCTGGAACATCAGCTGAACGACAGCGGGGCGGTGGCGATTGTCATTGTTTCTAACTTTGCCCATACCCTGGAAAAAGTGGTCGACAAAACCCAGGTGAAGCACGTCATCCTGACGCGCATGGGCGATCAGCTTTCCACCGCCAAAGGGACGCTGGTCAACTTTGTCGTTAAATACGTCAAACGTCTGGTACCAAAATACCACCTGCCGGATGCTATCTCCTTCCGCCGCGCGCTGCATGCGGGCTATCGCATGCAGTACGTCAAGCCTGAAGTCGTCTCCGAAGACCTGGCCTTCCTGCAATACACGGGCGGCACCACCGGCGTGGCCAAAGGGGCGATGCTGACCCACCGCAACATGCTGGCGAACCTTGAGCAGGTCAATGCCACCTACGGGCCGCTGCTGCATCCGGGTAAAGAGCTGGTAATCACCGCGCTGCCGCTGTATCACATCTTCGCGCTGACCATGAACTGCCTGCTGTTTATCGAGCTGGGCGGGCAAAACGTATTGATCACCAACCCGCGCGATATCCCGGGTCTGGTGAAAGAGCTGGCAAAATACCCGTTTACCGCCATGACCGGGGTGAACACCCTGTTTAACGCGCTGCTCAACAACAAAGAGTTCCAGCAGCTTGATTTCTCCACGCTGCATCTCTCCGCGGGCGGCGGCATGCCGGTTCAGCAGGCGGTGGCCGAGCGCTGGGTGAAGCTAACCGGGCAATATCTGCTGGAAGGCTACGGCCTGACGGAATGTGCCCCGCTGGTGAGCGTCAACCCGCACGATATCGACTACCACAGCGGCAGCATCGGCCTGCCGGTCCCGTCGACGGAAGCAAAGCTGGTGGATGATGAGGATAACGAAGTGCCTCACGGCGAGCCGGGCGAGCTGTGCGTCAGAGGGCCGCAGGTGATGCTGGGTTACTGGCAGCGTCCTGATGCGACCGACGAAATCATTAAAGACGGCTGGCTTCACACCGGCGATATTGCGGTGATGGATGACGAAGGCTTCCTGCGCATCGTCGATCGCAAAAAAGATATGATCCTGGTCTCCGGCTTCAACGTCTATCCGAACGAAATCGAAGACGTGGTGATGCAGCACAGCGGCGTGCTGGAAGTGGCGGCGGTGGGCGTTCCTTCCGGCAGCAGCGGTGAAGCTGTGAAGATATTTGTGGTCAAGAAAGATCCTTCTCTTACCGAGGAAGCGCTGATAACGTTTTGTCGCCGTCAGCTGACGGGCTATAAAGTGCCGAAGCTGGTGGAATTCCGCGATGAGTTGCCGAAATCCAACGTCGGGAAGATATTACGACGAGAATTACGTGACGAAGCCCGTGCCAAAGTAGACAATAAGGCCTGA
- a CDS encoding Slp family lipoprotein, with the protein MAVQTKVVRLFMAGAVAIALSGCVTVPDAIKGSSPTPQQDLVRVMNAPELYVGQEARFGGKVIDVQNLQGKTRLEIATVPLDSGARPVLGEASRGRIYADVSGFLDPVDFRGQLVTVVGPITGSVQGKIGNTPYKFMTMQVNGYKRWRIAQQVVMPPQPIDPWMWGPHPYRYGYPGWGWYNPGPAQVQTIVTE; encoded by the coding sequence ATGGCGGTTCAGACTAAAGTAGTACGCCTTTTTATGGCAGGCGCGGTTGCCATAGCACTGAGCGGTTGCGTAACCGTACCTGATGCGATCAAGGGCAGCAGCCCGACGCCACAGCAGGATCTGGTTCGGGTAATGAATGCGCCCGAGCTTTACGTCGGCCAGGAAGCCCGCTTCGGTGGGAAAGTGATCGACGTGCAGAACCTGCAGGGGAAAACCCGTCTGGAAATAGCCACGGTACCGCTCGACAGCGGCGCGCGTCCCGTACTCGGTGAAGCCTCTCGCGGGCGTATCTATGCCGACGTTAGTGGTTTCCTCGACCCGGTCGATTTTCGCGGACAGCTGGTAACCGTTGTCGGGCCGATTACCGGTTCGGTGCAGGGCAAAATCGGCAACACGCCGTATAAATTTATGACCATGCAGGTGAACGGCTATAAGCGCTGGCGTATCGCCCAGCAGGTGGTGATGCCGCCTCAGCCAATCGACCCATGGATGTGGGGTCCACATCCTTATCGTTACGGTTATCCGGGATGGGGCTGGTATAACCCGGGCCCTGCACAGGTGCAAACGATCGTAACTGAGTAA
- the tsaB gene encoding tRNA (adenosine(37)-N6)-threonylcarbamoyltransferase complex dimerization subunit type 1 TsaB, whose product MRILAIDTATEACSVALLNDGAVSAHFEECPREHTQRILPLVKAILTQGNTTLTDLDALAFGRGPGSFTGVRIGIGIAQGLALGADLPMIGVSTLATMAEGAWRMTGATRVLAAIDARMGEVYWAEYTRDENGVWHGEETEAVLKPEAVTERLKQLSGEWATVGTGWPAWPEMASGTGVTLVDGNILLPAAEDMLPIARQLLAAGKTVAVEHAEPVYLRNTVAWKKLPGRE is encoded by the coding sequence ATGCGAATTCTGGCTATTGATACCGCGACAGAGGCTTGCTCTGTTGCTCTGTTAAACGACGGTGCTGTTTCTGCTCATTTCGAAGAGTGCCCTCGGGAACACACCCAGCGTATTCTGCCCCTGGTAAAAGCCATTTTAACCCAGGGCAACACCACCTTAACCGACCTCGACGCGCTGGCCTTTGGCCGCGGCCCCGGCAGCTTTACGGGCGTGCGCATTGGGATTGGCATCGCGCAGGGGCTGGCGCTGGGCGCTGACCTGCCGATGATCGGCGTCTCTACGCTTGCGACGATGGCGGAGGGAGCCTGGCGCATGACGGGCGCGACCCGCGTGCTCGCCGCTATTGACGCTCGCATGGGTGAAGTTTACTGGGCGGAATATACCCGCGATGAAAACGGCGTCTGGCACGGCGAAGAGACGGAAGCAGTGCTTAAGCCTGAAGCCGTTACTGAGCGCCTGAAGCAGCTGTCCGGCGAGTGGGCGACGGTCGGCACGGGCTGGCCGGCGTGGCCAGAGATGGCGAGCGGCACCGGCGTGACGCTGGTGGACGGCAACATTCTCCTGCCTGCGGCAGAAGATATGCTCCCGATTGCCCGTCAACTGCTTGCAGCAGGAAAAACCGTTGCCGTTGAGCATGCGGAGCCGGTTTATTTGCGAAACACCGTCGCGTGGAAGAAACTTCCGGGCCGCGAATGA
- a CDS encoding ATP-dependent DNA helicase, with the protein MADDFSPEGQLAQAIPGFKPREPQRQMAHAVARAIDKAQPLVVEAGTGTGKTYAYLAPALRAKKKVIISTGSKALQDQLYSRDLPTVAKALKYKGRLALLKGRSNYLCLERLEQQALAGGDLPVQTLSDVIILRAWANQTEEGDISTCASVPEDSPAWPLVTSTNDNCLGSDCPLYKDCFVVKARKTAMDADVVVVNHHLFLADMVVKDSGFGELIPEADVMIFDEAHQLPDIASQYFGQSLSSRQLQDLAKDFTIAYRTELKDTQQLQKCADRLAQSAQDFRLQLGEPGYRGNLRELLADKNIQRALLLLDDALELCYDVAKLSLGRSALLDAAFERATLYRGRLKRLKEINQPGYSYWYECTSRHFTLALTPLTVADKFKEVMAQKPGSWIFTSATLSVNDDLHHFTERLGIEQAESLLLPSPFDYEKQALLCVPRNLPLPNQPGAARHLAAMLKPMIEANNGRCFMLCTSHAMMRDLAEQFRATMTLPVLLQGETSKGQLLQQFVSAGNALLVATSSFWEGVDVRGDTLSLVIIDKLPFTSPDDPLLKARMEDCRLRGGDPFDDVQLPDAVITLKQGVGRLIRDVTDRGVLVICDNRLVMRPYGATFLASLPPAPRTRDIKRAVRFLANPTAE; encoded by the coding sequence GTGGCAGACGATTTTTCCCCTGAAGGTCAATTAGCGCAGGCGATCCCCGGCTTCAAGCCCCGTGAGCCTCAGCGACAGATGGCGCACGCCGTTGCCCGCGCCATTGATAAGGCCCAGCCGCTGGTGGTTGAAGCCGGAACCGGCACGGGTAAGACCTATGCTTACCTTGCGCCGGCGCTGCGGGCGAAAAAGAAAGTGATAATTTCCACCGGATCGAAAGCGCTGCAGGATCAGCTCTACAGCCGCGATCTGCCTACCGTAGCAAAAGCGCTGAAATATAAAGGCCGTCTGGCCCTGCTGAAGGGGCGCTCCAACTATCTCTGCCTGGAACGTCTTGAACAGCAGGCGCTGGCGGGCGGCGATCTGCCGGTACAAACCCTGAGCGACGTCATTATCCTGCGCGCCTGGGCGAACCAGACCGAAGAGGGCGATATCAGCACCTGCGCGAGCGTGCCGGAAGATTCCCCGGCCTGGCCGCTGGTGACCAGCACCAACGATAACTGCCTCGGTAGCGACTGCCCGCTGTATAAAGACTGTTTTGTGGTGAAAGCGCGCAAAACAGCGATGGACGCAGACGTGGTGGTGGTGAACCACCACCTGTTCCTCGCGGACATGGTGGTTAAGGACAGCGGTTTCGGCGAGCTTATCCCGGAGGCGGACGTGATGATCTTCGATGAAGCCCATCAGTTGCCGGATATCGCCAGCCAGTATTTCGGCCAGTCGCTCTCCAGCCGCCAGCTACAGGATCTGGCGAAAGATTTTACCATTGCCTACCGGACCGAACTCAAAGATACCCAGCAGCTGCAGAAGTGTGCCGACCGTCTGGCGCAAAGCGCGCAGGATTTCCGCTTACAGCTTGGCGAGCCGGGCTATCGCGGCAACCTGCGCGAACTGCTGGCGGACAAAAATATCCAGCGCGCGCTGCTGCTGCTCGATGATGCACTTGAGCTCTGCTACGACGTGGCGAAGCTGTCCCTCGGACGCTCCGCGCTGCTTGACGCCGCCTTCGAGCGCGCCACGCTTTATCGCGGGCGGCTGAAACGGCTAAAAGAGATCAACCAGCCGGGGTACAGCTACTGGTATGAATGCACCTCACGCCACTTTACCCTCGCGCTCACGCCGCTGACGGTGGCCGATAAATTCAAAGAGGTGATGGCGCAGAAGCCGGGAAGCTGGATCTTCACTTCCGCAACCCTGTCTGTAAATGACGATCTGCACCACTTCACCGAGCGCCTCGGTATTGAGCAGGCGGAATCACTGCTGCTGCCCAGCCCGTTTGATTACGAAAAGCAGGCGCTGCTCTGCGTGCCACGCAATCTCCCGCTGCCGAACCAGCCGGGGGCGGCGCGGCATCTCGCAGCGATGCTCAAGCCGATGATAGAGGCCAACAACGGGCGCTGCTTTATGCTCTGCACCTCACACGCCATGATGCGCGATCTCGCCGAGCAGTTTCGCGCCACCATGACCCTCCCGGTGCTGCTGCAGGGGGAAACCAGTAAAGGCCAGCTGCTCCAGCAGTTTGTCAGCGCCGGTAACGCCCTGCTGGTGGCAACCAGCAGCTTCTGGGAAGGGGTGGACGTGCGCGGCGACACGCTCTCGCTGGTGATCATCGATAAGCTGCCGTTCACGTCGCCGGACGATCCGCTGCTCAAGGCGCGGATGGAAGACTGCCGCCTGCGCGGCGGCGATCCGTTCGACGACGTCCAACTACCGGACGCGGTCATCACGCTTAAGCAGGGGGTAGGACGCCTGATCCGTGACGTCACCGACCGCGGCGTGCTGGTGATCTGCGATAACCGCCTGGTGATGCGTCCTTACGGCGCAACCTTCCTCGCCAGCCTGCCGCCCGCCCCGCGTACGCGGGACATTAAACGCGCGGTGCGTTTCCTGGCAAACCCAACGGCGGAGTAA
- a CDS encoding RidA family protein — MTIVRIDAEARWSDVVIHNQTLYYTGVPSNLDADAFEQTANTLAQIDAVLEKQGSDKSRILDATIFLANKDDFAAMNKAWDAWVVAGHAPVRCTVQATLMKPEYKVEIKIIAAV; from the coding sequence ATGACAATTGTGCGCATTGATGCCGAAGCCCGCTGGTCTGATGTGGTGATCCATAACCAGACGCTGTATTACACCGGTGTACCGTCAAATCTGGACGCGGATGCGTTCGAACAGACGGCGAATACCCTGGCGCAGATTGACGCGGTGCTGGAAAAACAGGGCAGCGATAAATCCCGCATTCTGGATGCGACCATTTTCCTGGCAAATAAAGACGATTTCGCGGCGATGAACAAAGCCTGGGATGCGTGGGTGGTAGCGGGTCACGCGCCTGTACGCTGCACCGTACAGGCCACGCTGATGAAACCGGAATACAAGGTTGAGATCAAGATTATCGCGGCGGTTTAA
- a CDS encoding YoaH family protein: MFAGLPSLSHEQQQKAVERIQELMSQGMSSGQAISQVAEELRATHTGERIVARFEDEDEE, encoded by the coding sequence ATGTTTGCAGGTTTACCTTCTCTGAGCCATGAACAGCAGCAGAAAGCGGTTGAGCGAATTCAGGAACTGATGTCCCAGGGGATGAGCAGCGGACAGGCGATTTCCCAGGTGGCGGAGGAGCTGCGCGCCACCCATACCGGCGAGCGGATCGTGGCGCGTTTTGAGGATGAAGATGAAGAGTAA